CGACGCGAGGACGCGGCCGGGTACGACGTAGCGACGTGCCGCACGCCGCGCGTCCGCGACGTGCCGCACGCCGCGCGTCCGCGGTGTGTGCTCAACGATGGCTAGCCGGAACTGATTGTCCTGCGTCGCAAATCACTAATCCGGTGTCGCATTTTTAGGTCGCTCTGCACGGAAAGCCTGTAAAATCCCCTCCACACGCAACTGTAGTGAGTCGCAATATGTTTAAATTGCTCCGCTGGGCGATGCTGCGTTCTCGGTGGCCCAAGGAAGATCTACCTACCAACTGTGATGCGAAAAGAATGAGTGACGACAATCCTGAATCCACCGTCGCTGGTAATGAATCGACCAGCCTCCGCCCAGCAGTGGTCCCAACCCAATACATTTATCCGTTCATCTTGGTCACGACCCTGTTTGCTCTGTGGGGTTTCGCCAATGACATCACGAATCCGTTGGTGCGTGCGTTTAAAGAAATCTTTTTGATCAGCAACGCGCAGAGCAGTCTCGTTCAGTGGGCGTTTTATGGAGGCTATGCGACGATGGCGATACCTGCGGCTCTGGTTATCCGCAAGGTCTCCTACAAGTCTGGGATTATCATTGGGCTGCTGCTCTATGCGATCGGTGCTCTGCTAACCATTCCCGCCAGCATGATGCTGGACTTCAATATCTTTCTAGTTGGATTCTACGTCCTGACGTTCGGCTTAGCGTTCTTGGAAACGACAGCCAATCCGTACATTCTCTCGATGGGCCCGCGCGAGACCGCGACCCAGCGATTGAATCTTGCTCAGGCATTCAACCCCATCGGGTCACTGAGTGGGATGGTGGTCGCCAGCGTCTTTATCTTGCCGAGCTTGCAGGTGTCGGAGTTTCGTACGGCGGAACTGGCCGCCCATCCGGAGTACAGCACGATGTTGCCTAGTGAGGTCGATGGCTTGATTACCACCGCGATGGAAAATCATGCGGAAACATCGCCCGAGGCTCATCAGGCGATGGTAGCTCACGATCTGAATATCGTGAAAACGCCCTATGTGGTGATCGCAGTCATCGTGATCGCGGTGCTGCTCGTCTTTGTATTTTCCAAACTGCCTGATACAGGCCACGAGGAAGAATCGATTGAGCTGAAGCAATTGTTCAAGCATCTACTGACCAACTGGCAATACGTCGGTGGCGTGATTGCGCAGACGTTTTACGTCGGTGCTCAGATTATGTGCTGGACATTCATCATTCACTACGGAATGACGCTGGTCGGACTCAGTGCGGCTCAAGCCCAAAACCACAACATCGTCGCCATGATTATCTTTTTGCTAAGCCGCTTCATTTGCACGTTTATTCTAAAGTTCATGCAGCCTGGTCTGCTCTTGGGTGTGTTGGCCGTTGGCGGATGCGTGCTGACAGCGGGGGCAATCTTTTTGCAAGGCACGACAGGCCTGTACTGCCTCATCGGAGTCTCGGCATGCATGTCGCTGATGTTCCCGACGATCTACGGGATCGCGCTGAATGGTCTTTCGCCCAACGACGCCAAACTAGGATCGGCCGGATTGATTTTTGCGATCGTGGGTGGCGCATTCATGCCACGTTATCAGGGCAGTCTCATTGACGGCGAGGGGATGGTCATCGCCGGCCAAGCCCTGGAGTCGGTCCGCGTTTCGTTTTTCCTGCCGTTGATCTGTTTCGTCGTGATCGCAATCTTTGGCTTCTCGGTTTACCTCTTTGGCGGCAGACGCACCGCCGAAGCTGCGTAGGCATTCTGCTAGATCACTTCGCGAACAGCTCCTTAAATAAACCAGTACGCTTTTTCGAGTTTTCAACATGACAACACCGCAAACTTTACGTACCGTTTTCCAGGGTGACCTACCCAAGATTGGCATCCGGCCAACCATTGACGGTCGTCTGGGTGGGGTTCGGGAATCTCTCGAAGACCAAACGATGAATTTGGCTAAGCGGGTTGCTGCGCTAATCGAGGAAAACGTTTACTATCCTAACGGTGCCCATGTGGAGTGCGTCATTGCGGACACGTGCATCGGCGGAGTTAGCGAAGCGGTTGCTTGTGACGACTTATTTCGTAAGCAGAACGTAGGGGTTTCGTTGACCGTGACACCGTGCTGGTGTTATGGCAGCGAGACCATGGATATGGACCCTCTGCGTCCCAAAGCGGTGTTTGGGTTCAACGGAACCGAGCGGCCTGGAGCGGTCTATCTCGCTGCCGCGCTTGCCGGTCACACCCAGAAAGGTATTCCAGCATTCGGCATCTACGGACGCGACGTTCAAAACGCAGGCGATGCGAACATGCCCGCCGACGTGCAAGCAAAAATTCTTGACTTTGCGCGATGTGGATTAGCGGTCGCGTTGATGCGTGGAAAGGCATACCTATCGATGGGAGGTACGTCGATGGGCATTGCCGGTTCCATGATCGACTATGCGTTCTGGGAAAAATGGCTCGGCATGCGAGTCGAAGACATCGACATGAGCGAGTTTGCCGGCAGGATGAACAAGGGCCAATACGACCAGGCCGAATATGAGGAAGCGCTGACATGGGTCAAGCAACATTGCCCGGAAGGCGATGATTACAACAGCGATGCTGGCAAACGTACTCGCGAACAGCTTGACCGTGAATGGTCGGACTGCGTGAAAATGGCTCTGATCGCCCGCGACTTGATGGTCGGCAATCCGAAGCTAGCGGAGATGGGATTGCGGGAGCAGGCTCACGGCCACCAGGCGATTGCAGCTGGGTTTCAGGGGCAACGTCAGTGGACGGACCACTTTCCCAATGGGGATTTCATGGAAGCCATCCTCAACACATCCTTCGACTGGAACGGCAGACGAGCCCCCTACCTCGTTGCTACTGAGAACGATGCTCTCAATGGAGCAACGATGCTATTCGGTCACCTGCTGACCGGTACCGCGCAAGTGTTTGCGGACCTGCGAACCTATTGGAGTCCCGACGCGGTCGCAGCGGCATGTGAGGGTTACACTCTCGAAGGAGCGGGGGCCGACGGTCTGCTGCATCTGATTAACTCGGGCCCGGCGGCCTTGGATGGAACTGGACAGCAAGTCGACGGCGATGGTGGTCCGACGATGAAGCCGTTTTGGGAAATCACTGACGACGAGGTGAGTCAATGCCTTGGTGCGACGACGTGGCACCCGTCGATTACCGAATACTTCCCGGGCGGCGGTATGAGTACCCGGTACCGGACTCGTGGTGGCATGCCAGCTACCATGACTCGAATTAATCTTGTCGCGGGGCTGGGGCCCGCCCTCCAGATCGCCGAAGGACACACCGTTGAACTGCCGGGCACGGTGCACGATGTGTTGGATGCGCGGACCAATCCAACCTGGCCGACGACTTGGTTTGCTCCCACGCTGACCGGAAAGGGCGCTTTTCGATCGACTTATGACGTGATGAATCAATGGGGTGCCAATCACTGTGTGATGACTGCCGGCCACGTCGGGCACCTGTTCATCACGCTTGCCTCGATCCTACGGATCCCGGTTTACATGCACAACGTCGACGATGACCGCGTGTTCCGCCCGAGCGCGTGGAACGCTTTTGGTACCGATGATCGAGAGTCCGCTGACTTCCGCGCTTGCAACAATTTTGGTCCCTTGTACGGCCGAGTTTAAGGTATATGGATAAATCACAAACCCGCGACGCATTGCTATCACTCTCCCATGAACTCGGTGAGCCGAGTGAACGTCTAGCGATTCTCGGCGAAGGCAACACCTCTGCGAAGATTGACAACGACACCTTTTGGGTGAAAGCGAGTGGCAGCTGTTTGCAGACACTCGCTGCGGACGACGTGGTGTCCTGTCATTCCGCTCCCCTGCTGGACATGCTCGATCGGGATGATTTGACCGATCAGCAGATTGAGGACGAATTGTTCGGGTGCCGTACCGACAAGCAATCAAAAAAGCCCTCAGTAGAAACGCTTTTTCACGCATACCTATTGTCGCTCCCAGACATCGCCTTCGTGGGTCACACCCATAGCATCAGTGTGAACCAAATTCTGTGTTCGCCCATGGCGGAGAAATTTGCAACGTGCAAGCTATTTCCCGACGAAATCGTCTGCTGTGGTGCTGAGTCTGTGTTCGTTCCCTACACGGACCCGGGGCTGTTGTTGTCCAAAGTCATTCGTGACCAGACGGAGCATTTTATGCAGAAGCACGGGGCGCCACCGCGTGTAATTCTTCTGCAAAACCACGGTTTGATCACAATTGGCAAGACCCCCGCGGCGGTTAAAGCCGCGATGCTGATGGCACATAAATCCGCCGAAATCTTTGTCGGCGCGGCCGCGTTGGGGGGCCCCATCTTCATGAGCGATGTCGACGTGGACCGCATCGCCAATCGCATTGATGAACACTACCGTCAACGAGCCTTGAAACTATGAATATGAAATTGATGACGCGCGCGGCGATACTCTTGGCAGTGGGTTTGACTCTGTCGATGGTGCCCGGATCTGCTCAGGATTCTGCATCCACATCGGATCCCGCCATGGACAAGCTCTGGGGAGATTCGGTCGTCAAACTGCGTGCCGAGAATGCTGAGCGGGGGCAACTATTCGATGAAGGCAACTATGCGATGTTCATCCATTGGGGCCTCTATTCACAGCTTGGTAATCAGGTCAATGGCAAGACGTACTACGGCATCGGCGAGTGGATCATGAATCCGCGGATGGCTGGGATCCCTGTCGCGGACTACAAAAAGCTCGCTGGCTCATTCAACCCCGTTAATTTTGACGCCCAGGAAATTGCTTCGATCGCGAAAGACGCGGGGATGAAATACATCGTCATCACTGCCAAACATCACGATGGATTCGCGATGTACGACTCTCAGGCAAACGACTTCAATATCGTTGATGCCACGCCCTGGGGCAAAGACCCGATGAAGGAGTTGGCGGCGGCGTGCCGCGAAGCTGGGCTGGGGTTTGGCTTCTACTATTCACACAACCAAGACTGGACCTTTCCAGGTGGCGGAGGTGGGCCCACCGTTGATGAAGACGGAAACCCAGCTACATTCGATGACTACTTCAACAAAAAATGTTTGCCGCAGGTCAAGGAGATCACCACCGAGTACGGGCCGATCGAAATCGTGTGGTTCGATACGCCAGGCAAAATGCCCAAACACTATGTTGAGCAGCTCGTTGACGTCGTGCACAAAAACCAGCCGCGAGCGATGGTCTCAGGGCGAGCCGGCCATGGGCTCGGTGACTACCAAACCCTCGGCGACATGGAAGTGCCACGCGAAAATATTGAGGGTTTGTGGGAGAGTGTCGATACCACGAACGACTCCTGGGCCTACGCGTGGTACGACGAATACTGGAAATCCCCCCGCGAGATCCTGTCTCGTTTGCTAGCCTGCGTAGGGCGCGGCGGAACCTACATGCTCAACATCGGTCCCCGGGGCGATGGAGCGGTCCCCGAGCGAGCCGCCGCGACGCTCCGGCAATCAGGCGAGTGGATTCGCCGGTATCCCCAAGTCGTTTATGGCACCCAGGCGTCACCGTGGGAGCACGCACTGCCGTGGGGCGACGTCACTCGCAAGGGTAACACGCTGTTCCTGTGCGTGTTCGATTGGCCAACTTCAGGGAAACTCTACTTACCCAACCTGAAGACTGAGATTCTTTCATCTGAACTGCTCGTTGGCAGCCAATCAGAGCCTATCGCCTGGAACCGGTCCGGCGACTCCGTCGTGCTGGAATTGCCTCCACGTGCTCCCGAGAAGCTGGTGTCGGTAATTGAACTGCAACTCGCATCGGAGCCCGAAGTCGACCCGGTGTGGACTCTCGACCCGAACGTCGAGACAGAGATTTTGGCAGAGTTCGCCGATGTGACGAACATCGAAAAATCAGGCAAACGATGGATGGAAAAATTTGGCGAGTGGAAAGGAATCATTCATGCGCATGGTTTTGAAACAGGAGGCAAGGCGACGTGGGAAATCGATGTCATCGAACCCGGCGACTACAATGTCGACTTGACCTATGCCGGTGAAGGACGGCTGGTTTGGGAAGTGGAAATCGAAGGTGGCCAAAAGATTCGCAACCAGCAGAATTCATCCCATAACTATCAGTCGTTCCCGATCGGTTGGTTACAATTTCCCCATCCCGGTCGCTATCGCGTCAGTGTGTCGTGTATCGATGGGGAGTTGGAATCGGCGAGTCTAAAGGCAATTCGTTTTTCTCCGATACGATGAAACCGTTAGCCTCCCAGCGACATTCAAGGGAATGCGGCGGGGCATCGACCCCCGGATGTCAAGAACGCAGTCCGGCAATCTCTCAAAGTGCAATCGATCTTAGAAACATGCAAACACTCATCCCAATTTTTGTTGCGATCGCTTCCAACCTCGCCTGGTTTTCGTTCACGGCATTGGCGACCGATGCCAGTCACGAGCAGTACTCCGCCGAGCGTCGCGAAGTGTCTGCCTTGGGGAACCTGGTCGCTCCACCGGTGATGCGTGATGTGGAGGGCTTTGAATCGACAGATCGGCTGAAAGCGATCTATTTTGATGCACTCGATTGGCAAGGCGAGGAAACCAAAGTATTTGCGTGGCTGGGGATGCCAACCGAAATCACCGGAAAAGTGCCCGGGATCGTGTTGGTTCACGGCGGTGGTGGGACTGCGTTTAAAGAATGGGTCCAGAAGTGGAATGACCGCGGATTCGCCGCGATCAGCATCGCCGTCGAAGGGCAAACGGACGTTCGCGGAGCATCGAAGGCTTGGCAACGCCACGCGTGGGCCGGACCACAACGTTCAGGAATCTATGGCGACTCGTCCCAGCCGCTACAGGATCAGTGGATGTACCACGCCGTTGCTGACACCGTTCTAGCAAATTCGCTGCTCCGCTCGTTACCCCAGGTCGATGCTGATCAGGTTGGTGTCATGGGGATTTCGTGGGGCGGCGTGATCACCAGCACCGTGATCGGAATTGATGATCGTTTTGCATTTGCAATACCAACCTATGGATGCGGAAACCTGGCGACTGCAGAGAATCAGTACGGCCGAGCACTTGGTAACAACGAGACCTACACACAGGTCTGGGATCCCATGCTGCGACTCGAGCGAGCGACGATGCCGACGTTATGGCTTTCCTGGCCGGGGGATCAACATTTCCCCTTGGATAAGCAGGCAGCCTGCTACGAGGCAATGTCCGGGAGGTCGATGGTGTCGTTGATCCCAGGGATGAGGCACGGCCACGGCGCAGGTTGGAATCCTCCCGATAGCTACGCGTTTGCTGAAAGCGTCGTCGAGACCGGCACGCCGTGGTGCCGCCAGAGGGAAGTCACCGTCCAAGGAGATCGTTGCACGGTATCCTTCGAATCGACAAAGCCGCTGCGTGACGCGGTGCTGATCTCCACAACGGATGATGGAATCACAGGCGGACGTGCTTGGCACGAAACCACCGCCGATCTGACTCAAACGGATGACGCTTGGCAGGTGACGGCAGTGTTGCCAACAGATACGACGGCATGGTTTGTGAACGTACATGCCAACGACCTGACCGTCAGTTCTCACTTTCAAGAACAGAGCCATTAACCGTGGTTCTGGTGCCTCAAAACGAGAAGACAGCGATGTGTATTAACAGGCGTTTCGATAAGGAAAGACTCCTCCTCCGTAGCCTCTGCGTCGTCGCCGTGCTCGCCGCGTCACAGGCTCACGCGGGCAAGCCCAATATTATTGTCATCTACACCGATGATCAGGGCTTTGGTGATGTCAGTGAATTCAATCCCAATGCCAAGTTCGCCACCCCGAACATGGACCGACTCGCCCAGGAGGGAATCGCGTTTCGCAACGCACACAGTTCCGATTCGGTATGTACCCCGAGCCGCTATGGATTGCTGACCGGACGCTATTGCTGGCGAACGACTCGCAAGAGTGGCGTGATGGGAGCGGAAGGGCCCTGTTTGATCGATAACGGTCGGATGACATTGGCCTCACTCCTGCGGGACCAGGGTTATCACACGGGGATGGTCGGCAAGTGGCATTTGGGCATGGATTTCCCAGGTACTACTGCGGACCGGGACTGGTCGAAGGCCGTCCAGGACATGCCGCTGGACAAAGGGTTTGACTATTTCTATGGGATTCCGGCATCCCTGAACTACGGCATCCTGGCCTGGTTTGAGGGGCGGCGTGCAGCGGTGCCACCGACGCTCTACACCAAGAAAAAGAAAAATGCTCGGCATGTTGATTACCGCATCATGCCGCCCTATCACGATGCCGCTGATGCGGAGAAAGGCGAGTTTGAGGTCGCACCAGATTTTGTCGACAATCAATGCTTGAGCCGTTTCACGGATAAGGCGATTGAGTGGATGGAAACCAAGGTGCCGGATGCAAAAATGGGAAAACCGTTTTTCCTGTACTTGCCTTTCACGTCGCCTCACTACCCTGTTTGTCCGCTGCCTGAGTTTGAGGGCCAGGGCCAGGCGGGTGCTTATGGTGAATTCGTAATTGAAACAGATCACCACATTGGCCAGATCCTTGATTTCGTAAAGTCAGCGGGGATCGACGAGAACACGATGATCGTCTTCACGAGTGACAACGGCCCTGAGAGATCCTGGAGCGGCCGGATTGCCGAATTTGGCCATGACAGTCGCGGCGGTTTTCGAGGGGGCAAACGTTCGGTCTATGAGGGTGGGCACCGTGTGCCTTTCATCGTGCGATGGCCCGCGGGAGTCACGCAGCCTGGTCGTGTCTGGGATAAACCTGTAGGACAGGTCGACGTGATATCAACGGTGGCGGAATTGGTGGGGGCGACGGTGCCCAACAATGCAGGTGAAGACAGCCAAAGCTTTGCGGCTGTCCTGCGAGATCCAAACGCAGACTATGTGCGCCAACCTCTCATCAATCGTGGCGAGGACGACGGTCGCTACGCGGTCACCGCTGGAATCTGGAAACTCATTTTACCTGGCAAGTCAAAGCCAGTCGAACTATACGACTTGTCCACCGACCCCGGTGAAACGATGAATCTGGCTAGTGAGCACCCCGCGAAGGCTCAGCAGTTGCAAGATCAGATTACGGAGATTGTCGTAAACGGCAGAACGACTCCAGGAACGCCCCAACACAACGACACAGGCTACTGGAAACAGCTAACATGGATGACGGAAGAAGCATTCACGCATCCCCACTGAAGGGCAGTCACCACGACGTCTGCTTCCGTCGGATGAATCATTGATTTCCCCCTTTTGACGAGAGTTCAGTTTGATGAGATTCGCTTTCGCGTTGTTTTGGGTTGGCATTTTTCTGGCACAGTGGTTGCCATCGATTTCCTGCGCGGACGATCCTGCGGCCGCTCCACCGAATATCGTCCTGGTGATGACGGACGACCAAGGCTATGGCGATCTCAGCTGCCATGGCCATCCGTTTCTGAGCACACCCCACCTGGATGACTTGTATACACAAAGCACACGGTTTACAGACTTTCACGCCAGCCCTACGTGTGCACCGACGCGTTCGGCACTGATGTCGGGTCGAGCACCGTTCAAAAATGGGATTACGCATACGATCCTAGAACGTGATCGCATGACGCTGGAAGCGACGACGATCGCTGAAGTGCTCAAGACAGCGGGCTACACGACCGGCATTTTTGGAAAATGGCATCTGGGTGACGAAGATCCTTACCAGCCTGACAATCGAGGTTTTGACAAAGCCTTCATTCACGGTGCCGGGGGAATCGGTCAACAGTATGCGGGTTCGCAAAGCGATGCGCCGGGGACGGGATACTTCAACCCTATCATCAAAGACAACGGTCGTTTTGTTCAGACAGAGGGATACTGTACCGACGTCTTTTTCCAAGAAGCGTTGGGGTGGATCAAAGCGAACAAGGATGCAGGCAAGCCGTTTTTTGCCTACATCCCCACCAACGCACCGCACGCTCCCTACTTGGTTGACAAGAAGTATTCCGATTTATTCAAAGACAAGTGCAACGCGAAAGCGGCAGCATTCCTGGGGATGATTGTCAACATCGACGAGAACATGGGACTGTTAATGCGGAAGCTCGACGAGTGGGGCTTGGCTGATAATACGCTGTTAATTTTCATGACAGATAACGGCAGCGCAGCGGGCTCAGGCGTTTTCAATGCAGGCATGAAAGGCGGTAAGGGGTCGACACATGAAGGTGGATCTCGCGTGCCATTGTTCATGCGATTGCCCGGCCTCACCACACCCGGCGCCGACGTGGAGGTGTTGACGCGGCACTACGATCTCTTTCCAACGCTGATGGAGATCGCGAACGCAGAGGCGCCAGCAGAGCTTGATTTAGATGGTCGTAGTCTCGTTCCACTGATTAAGGATTCGCAGACCCCGTGGCCTGATCGGTACACTTTTTTCCACGGCGGTCGTTGGAACAAGCAAGGGGCCCCGGGACGCTGGGGAGAGGGCAACACCGATCCAGACGCGGCCAAGTACGATAAATTCGCGGTCCGCAATGAACGTTGGAGATTGGTGGGTGACGAACTGTACGACATTCAAAAAGATCCCGGAGAACAGCACAACGTCGCCGCCGAACATCCTCGAATCGTTGCCTTCATGAGGGCGGCATTCGACAGTTGGTGGGATGAGGTTCGTCCCCTGATGATCAATGAGGACGCTTCGCTGGACGTCCCCAAGCCATTCCGTGAAGGATTTGAAAAGCAGAAATCAAGCTCTGGAATCCCAGCTTGGGTCGCCCCGGAACTCTAAAATCTATCCGGCAAGCTCCACACCACTTCCCCACGGGGCTAATGTTTCGATCGCCGCACTTTATGGCGAAGTTTCTTCCGCTGTGGCGTGATTGCGTGGCGTAAATTGTTACTGCCGTGTCGCAAAAATTGACTCTCCCTCTCGATTTGCTGTGTACGTTGAATACGGAGTCGCAATTGCGGCCCTCCTCTCGTTCTCTTGTAAATCAAGGACTTGTCATGAAGAACCAGCGTTTTAAGCGTGGTTTCACGCTTGTGGAACTACTTGTGGTGATCGCTATTATTGGGGTTCTAGTGGGTTTGCTATTGCCGGCCGTGCAAGCGGCCCGTGAGGCGGCGCGGCGGATGAGTTGCAGTAATAATTTCAAACAACTCGGGCTGGCGATTCACAACTATCACGCCGCGTACAATCAACTGCCGACTCACGGCACGGGGACGCAGCCGGGCACACCTGATGCCTATTTCAGACCGTCGGCTCTTGGAAATCGCCTTCGTCTGAGCATGTTGGTTCCCAGCCTGCCCTTCATTGAGCAGCAGGCATTTTGGCAGCAGATCTCTAATCCGAATATGCAGCGGACGGATGGCACCGTGCAATCGCCGCCATGGCCAGCGATGGGGCCAACCCCCGACGATATTCAGTACATCCCTTGGGCGACCGAAATCCCTGCCTTTCGCTGC
This genomic window from Allorhodopirellula heiligendammensis contains:
- the fucP gene encoding L-fucose:H+ symporter permease, with translation MSDDNPESTVAGNESTSLRPAVVPTQYIYPFILVTTLFALWGFANDITNPLVRAFKEIFLISNAQSSLVQWAFYGGYATMAIPAALVIRKVSYKSGIIIGLLLYAIGALLTIPASMMLDFNIFLVGFYVLTFGLAFLETTANPYILSMGPRETATQRLNLAQAFNPIGSLSGMVVASVFILPSLQVSEFRTAELAAHPEYSTMLPSEVDGLITTAMENHAETSPEAHQAMVAHDLNIVKTPYVVIAVIVIAVLLVFVFSKLPDTGHEEESIELKQLFKHLLTNWQYVGGVIAQTFYVGAQIMCWTFIIHYGMTLVGLSAAQAQNHNIVAMIIFLLSRFICTFILKFMQPGLLLGVLAVGGCVLTAGAIFLQGTTGLYCLIGVSACMSLMFPTIYGIALNGLSPNDAKLGSAGLIFAIVGGAFMPRYQGSLIDGEGMVIAGQALESVRVSFFLPLICFVVIAIFGFSVYLFGGRRTAEAA
- a CDS encoding L-fucose isomerase — its product is MTTPQTLRTVFQGDLPKIGIRPTIDGRLGGVRESLEDQTMNLAKRVAALIEENVYYPNGAHVECVIADTCIGGVSEAVACDDLFRKQNVGVSLTVTPCWCYGSETMDMDPLRPKAVFGFNGTERPGAVYLAAALAGHTQKGIPAFGIYGRDVQNAGDANMPADVQAKILDFARCGLAVALMRGKAYLSMGGTSMGIAGSMIDYAFWEKWLGMRVEDIDMSEFAGRMNKGQYDQAEYEEALTWVKQHCPEGDDYNSDAGKRTREQLDREWSDCVKMALIARDLMVGNPKLAEMGLREQAHGHQAIAAGFQGQRQWTDHFPNGDFMEAILNTSFDWNGRRAPYLVATENDALNGATMLFGHLLTGTAQVFADLRTYWSPDAVAAACEGYTLEGAGADGLLHLINSGPAALDGTGQQVDGDGGPTMKPFWEITDDEVSQCLGATTWHPSITEYFPGGGMSTRYRTRGGMPATMTRINLVAGLGPALQIAEGHTVELPGTVHDVLDARTNPTWPTTWFAPTLTGKGAFRSTYDVMNQWGANHCVMTAGHVGHLFITLASILRIPVYMHNVDDDRVFRPSAWNAFGTDDRESADFRACNNFGPLYGRV
- a CDS encoding class II aldolase/adducin family protein codes for the protein MDKSQTRDALLSLSHELGEPSERLAILGEGNTSAKIDNDTFWVKASGSCLQTLAADDVVSCHSAPLLDMLDRDDLTDQQIEDELFGCRTDKQSKKPSVETLFHAYLLSLPDIAFVGHTHSISVNQILCSPMAEKFATCKLFPDEIVCCGAESVFVPYTDPGLLLSKVIRDQTEHFMQKHGAPPRVILLQNHGLITIGKTPAAVKAAMLMAHKSAEIFVGAAALGGPIFMSDVDVDRIANRIDEHYRQRALKL
- a CDS encoding alpha-L-fucosidase, with protein sequence MKLMTRAAILLAVGLTLSMVPGSAQDSASTSDPAMDKLWGDSVVKLRAENAERGQLFDEGNYAMFIHWGLYSQLGNQVNGKTYYGIGEWIMNPRMAGIPVADYKKLAGSFNPVNFDAQEIASIAKDAGMKYIVITAKHHDGFAMYDSQANDFNIVDATPWGKDPMKELAAACREAGLGFGFYYSHNQDWTFPGGGGGPTVDEDGNPATFDDYFNKKCLPQVKEITTEYGPIEIVWFDTPGKMPKHYVEQLVDVVHKNQPRAMVSGRAGHGLGDYQTLGDMEVPRENIEGLWESVDTTNDSWAYAWYDEYWKSPREILSRLLACVGRGGTYMLNIGPRGDGAVPERAAATLRQSGEWIRRYPQVVYGTQASPWEHALPWGDVTRKGNTLFLCVFDWPTSGKLYLPNLKTEILSSELLVGSQSEPIAWNRSGDSVVLELPPRAPEKLVSVIELQLASEPEVDPVWTLDPNVETEILAEFADVTNIEKSGKRWMEKFGEWKGIIHAHGFETGGKATWEIDVIEPGDYNVDLTYAGEGRLVWEVEIEGGQKIRNQQNSSHNYQSFPIGWLQFPHPGRYRVSVSCIDGELESASLKAIRFSPIR
- a CDS encoding alpha/beta hydrolase family protein, with the translated sequence MQTLIPIFVAIASNLAWFSFTALATDASHEQYSAERREVSALGNLVAPPVMRDVEGFESTDRLKAIYFDALDWQGEETKVFAWLGMPTEITGKVPGIVLVHGGGGTAFKEWVQKWNDRGFAAISIAVEGQTDVRGASKAWQRHAWAGPQRSGIYGDSSQPLQDQWMYHAVADTVLANSLLRSLPQVDADQVGVMGISWGGVITSTVIGIDDRFAFAIPTYGCGNLATAENQYGRALGNNETYTQVWDPMLRLERATMPTLWLSWPGDQHFPLDKQAACYEAMSGRSMVSLIPGMRHGHGAGWNPPDSYAFAESVVETGTPWCRQREVTVQGDRCTVSFESTKPLRDAVLISTTDDGITGGRAWHETTADLTQTDDAWQVTAVLPTDTTAWFVNVHANDLTVSSHFQEQSH
- a CDS encoding sulfatase family protein: MCINRRFDKERLLLRSLCVVAVLAASQAHAGKPNIIVIYTDDQGFGDVSEFNPNAKFATPNMDRLAQEGIAFRNAHSSDSVCTPSRYGLLTGRYCWRTTRKSGVMGAEGPCLIDNGRMTLASLLRDQGYHTGMVGKWHLGMDFPGTTADRDWSKAVQDMPLDKGFDYFYGIPASLNYGILAWFEGRRAAVPPTLYTKKKKNARHVDYRIMPPYHDAADAEKGEFEVAPDFVDNQCLSRFTDKAIEWMETKVPDAKMGKPFFLYLPFTSPHYPVCPLPEFEGQGQAGAYGEFVIETDHHIGQILDFVKSAGIDENTMIVFTSDNGPERSWSGRIAEFGHDSRGGFRGGKRSVYEGGHRVPFIVRWPAGVTQPGRVWDKPVGQVDVISTVAELVGATVPNNAGEDSQSFAAVLRDPNADYVRQPLINRGEDDGRYAVTAGIWKLILPGKSKPVELYDLSTDPGETMNLASEHPAKAQQLQDQITEIVVNGRTTPGTPQHNDTGYWKQLTWMTEEAFTHPH
- a CDS encoding arylsulfatase, translating into MRFAFALFWVGIFLAQWLPSISCADDPAAAPPNIVLVMTDDQGYGDLSCHGHPFLSTPHLDDLYTQSTRFTDFHASPTCAPTRSALMSGRAPFKNGITHTILERDRMTLEATTIAEVLKTAGYTTGIFGKWHLGDEDPYQPDNRGFDKAFIHGAGGIGQQYAGSQSDAPGTGYFNPIIKDNGRFVQTEGYCTDVFFQEALGWIKANKDAGKPFFAYIPTNAPHAPYLVDKKYSDLFKDKCNAKAAAFLGMIVNIDENMGLLMRKLDEWGLADNTLLIFMTDNGSAAGSGVFNAGMKGGKGSTHEGGSRVPLFMRLPGLTTPGADVEVLTRHYDLFPTLMEIANAEAPAELDLDGRSLVPLIKDSQTPWPDRYTFFHGGRWNKQGAPGRWGEGNTDPDAAKYDKFAVRNERWRLVGDELYDIQKDPGEQHNVAAEHPRIVAFMRAAFDSWWDEVRPLMINEDASLDVPKPFREGFEKQKSSSGIPAWVAPEL